A genomic window from Triticum urartu cultivar G1812 chromosome 7, Tu2.1, whole genome shotgun sequence includes:
- the LOC125525201 gene encoding mitogen-activated protein kinase kinase kinase 18-like → MGVVEWTRGPAIGRGSSATVSVAVDRRTGAVLAVKSVGAGRAAELRRERAVLRGLSSPYVVRCLDAEDGSGGGGLDMLMEYAPGGSLADEIRRCGGRCAEGLIRSRARDVLRGLAHVHAAGVAHCDVKARNVLIGADGRALIADFGCARRTGIAGEEPRPTGGTPVFMAPEAARGEAQGPPADIWALGCTVIEMATGAGPWQRFATPVATLHHVAFSGEAPEFPPCLSDQGKDFLARCLRQDPSERWTAEQLLDHEFVAVDAAASTSNSVPGVAEKATFVSPKSVLDQALWEDDDDDDTTADSADPTDRVRALAAGAPAVPDWTWDASWITVHAGPSVDDDTEHEPAMPPEQPVAGTDTDASDSPAGGGSAGEAGASSSQHAAQGNGDRYDGTGSCNGGRSDDGNHVVSDCSTVPITSNGFFSDPMSCFACPKSRPSWPARPVYYSATMPTFLPPASPLLAGVVSTPAPT, encoded by the coding sequence ATGGGCGTCGTGGAGTGGACGCGCGGGCCGGCTATCGGCAGGGGCTCCTCGGCCACCGTGTCCGTCGCCGTTGACCGCCGCACCGGCGCCGTGCTCGCGGTCAAGTCCGTGGGCGCCGGCCGGGCCGCCGAGCTCCGGCGCGAGCGGGCCGTCCTCCGCGGCCTCAGCTCGCCCTACGTCGTGCGCTGCCTGGACGCCGAGGacgggagcggcggcggcggcctcgaCATGCTCATGGAGTACGCGCCCGGCGGGTCGCTGGCCGACGAGATCAGGCGGTGCGGCGGCCGGTGCGCCGAGGGCCTCATCCGGTCCCGCGCGCGCGACGTCCTGCGCGGGCTCGCGCACGTGCACGCCGCCGGCGTCGCCCACTGCGACGTCAAGGCCCGCAACGTGCTCATCGGCGCCGACGGCCGCGCCCTGATCGCCGACTTCGGATGCGCGCGCCGGACGGGCATTGCCGGCGAGGAGCCGCGGCCGACGGGCGGCACGCCGGTGTTCATGGCGCCCGAGGCCGCGCGGGGCGAGGCGCAGGGCCCGCCCGCCGACATATGGGCGCTCGGCTGCACCGTCATCGAGATGGCCACCGGCGCCGGCCCGTGGCAGCGGTTCGCCACCCCCGTCGCGACGCTGCACCACGTGGCCTTCTCGGGCGAGGCGCCGGAGTTCCCGCCGTGCCTGTCGGACCAGGGCAAGGACTTCCTGGCGAGGTGTCTGCGGCAGGACCCCAgcgagaggtggacggcagagcAGCTGCTCGATCACGAGTTCGTGGCCGtcgacgccgccgcctcgacgTCCAATTCCGTGCCAGGGGTCGCCGAGAAGGCCACGTTCGTGTCCCCCAAGAGCGTCCTCGATCAGGCCCTGTgggaggacgacgacgacgatgacacGACGGCAGACAGCGCCGATCCCACGGACAGGGTGCGCGCGCTGGCCGCGGGCGCGCCGGCCGTGCCGGACTGGACCTGGGACGCGAGCTGGATCACGGTCCACGCCGGCCCCAGCGTCGACGACGACACCGAACACGAGCCAGCAATGCCGCCGGAGCAGCCGGTGGCGGGCACGGACACCGACGCCAGCGACTCACCCGCGGGCGGCGGCTCCGCCGGGGAGGCGGGGGCCTCGAGCAGCCAGCACGCCGCACAAGGCAACGGCGATCGGTACGATGGCACGGGCAGCTGTAACGGCGGGCGCAGCGATGATGGAAATCACGTGGTTAGCGATTGCAGTACCGTCCCAATCACAAGCAACGGATTCTTTTCCGATCCCATGTCATGTTTCGCTTGTCCCAAGTCCCGCCCAAGCTGGCCGGCCCGGCCCGTTTATTACAGCGCTACTATGCCTACCTTTCTTCCTCCCGCGTCGCCATTATTGGCAGGAGTGGTGAGTACTCCGGCTCCGACTTAA